Genomic window (Gemmatimonas sp.):
TTCAGTGCGTCTTGGTCCTAGTACTGATCTGTGTCCGGCTTTCGATTACTCTTGCGTTCTTTCACAGCATCGACCTGTATCGCACGGTTCGACGGCGCGGTGCGTTTCGTACTGCCAGCCCGCTTTCCGGCGGCCCCGGGCTTCTACTCGTCGCGCAAGGGGCACTATCTGCCGGAGCGCTGCTGCTTGTCATCCCGCTTCTCGTAGCTCGCGGCGGCGACGTGCTTCAAGACCTTCTGCGACGTTGGCCCGCCGATCTCGTCATTATGCACATCTCGCCGGCGCCCGGCATCACTGAGCGCCGCGTGCTGGATGTCGCTATTTCCGCACGGAACGCGATACGTCGCAGTCCCGTGGCACAGACCGTCGGTGTGACTTCGTGGCTGCCAGGCGTATCCGGTGGAGGGATGGTACCAGTGCTTCATAAGCACAGCGGTTACGTAGACAGCGCACGCGTTCAAATCGTTGTCGCTGATTCCTCAGGGCTCGCTCTTACGGCAGCTGAAGCACCGCCCACGCAGTATGAGTCGGAGAATGGTCCGTTAATCGTAAACGCAGCCGCACGCGTCGCGCTTAACTTTCCGGCTTGTGGACAGCCAGGTTTGCTTCAGATCGGGGGACCAGACGTTTCAGTTCGCCGTGTTCAGCCCTCGTGCTTGTCGGCGAGATACGTTCCGGGCTCAGAGAGCGAGCAGCCACTGATTGCGACGGGTGCCCCCTCTGATTTCGATGGACTCAACAGCGCGTTGATCATTGCTAAGCTCGCTCCCGGTGCAGCGATTGGGGATTTGGATGCGGTGCTCGTGAATGCATCCTTGGCAGATGTCAGCTCACCGATCTTCGTGACTGATGCGACGCGACAGGCGCAGCGAAATCGTTTTGTTCTTGCCATACTGCTATTGTTCGGCGGCATTAGCGGTGTCGCTATGTTGTTGAGCACGGCTCGGGCCACCGGGCAGTTGGTTGCTGACATGCAGCGATCCTCGTTGGCGGTACGCTTTGCTGTTGGAGCGCCAATTGCTGTTTTGATCGGAGCGGTACTGCGCCGACCGGTGCAACTCGTGGCGCTAGGCTCCACCATTGGAGTGACTCTCGTCATCGCGAGCGGCGTGTCCCACAGCGAGGGAGCCTCTGTGGGCGCAGCGCTCGGTACTGCAGTCGCGGTGGTCGCGATTTTTATCTTGGGAGCGCTCCCTCAACTTCTGCGTATGCAGCGCTATTCACACACTTCCGTCCTGCAGAAGGACCATTAGGAGATGTCCATGCACCTCATTATTGCACTCTTGGCTTTGCTTGCCACGTCCTCGGCGCCGACGCAACCGGCGCCCGGTAGCGTCGGGTGCAAGTGGCGCCTCCGGGTGTTGGCTTCCGCTACGGATAGCAAGGTCCTTGCGACCGCCACTGGCCCGGCGGACTCATTGACGCTCGTCGGAGCGCAGAACAATCGAGTCGCGGCCCTTCGGCTCCCACCAAACATTTTGTCATCGCTCGAGCAGCGCAGCGGACCCATCCAGGGACGCGTGCTTGAGATCTCTGTAGGTGATTCCGTCGTGAGGCGTGCTACTCTAACTGGCGCCACTTTTCCGTCGCTGCTTCCGGTGGCGGAAGCATCAGCGATACGAGGTAGTCAAAAGTTACGGGGCTGTCTGCAAGCCGCCGCGAAGCCGTGAGCGACCGAGGCCGCGAACGCTCATCGACGGAGCCAGTGCTCAGCACAAGCCGCTTTGCTCGCAACGACGAGGCCGTACATCGAGCGGGCGGATGGCGTCGATTCGCGACACGTGGATTCGCTATGCTCGGCGTTTCATTGATGGTCGCCGCTGCGCTTCTTGCGCGAGCAGTCTATGGAGCACCGGTAAAGATCGCGCCAACTGAGCTTCACACGGTCAAATTGGTCGGCCAAGTGCGTTGGACCGTCCCCGCCGCCGCCGAGCTGACACGTGGCCAGGTCGAGATCGTCGCCTTGCCAGCCGCAGGACGTGTGGATCGACTTTGGCGCCGCGTTGGTGATAGCCTCTCGGTTGGGGACTCCATAGCCGCCTTTCTCAATCCGGAACTCACCGCATCGCTGTTTGATGCAGAGCAACGCCTGTTGCAAGCACGTGCCGATCATGAGGCTCAATCCAACGCAGCCCGAATTGAGCAACTCAAGCTGGACGACGATGTTGCCACTGCACGAACTCAGTTGCGGCGCACCCAGCAGCAGCTCCAGCTCATTGATCTGCTTATACCGAGACAGCTTGCTAGCGCGACCGAGCGTGAGCAGAGTCTTTATGAAGTTCTGATGGCGACAGAGCACTTAGATCGCGCGGGACAGCGGAGAGAGCTCACTATTTCCGCCGCCGCAGCTCTCGCACGCTCCCGCTCGGACCAGCGCATCGCACTTGCGCGCGCGGTGGATCTGTGGCGCACTCGAATTGATCAGTTAACTATCCGCGCAGCCGGGCGCGGAGTTGTCAGCGACTTGTTCGTGGAGCCGGGACAATGGATCACGCAGGGCTCGCCAGTACTGCGGATTCGAACGGGTGAGGATCTTTTCGGCGAGGTAAAGCTCAGTGACATCGATGCAGCTGACGTTCGGGCAGGAAATGCTGTCATCGTGCGGTTTCGAACAGATTCCGCCGTTGGATCGGTGATTGGTGTCGATCCTGTAGCGAAGAGCGGCGTGGTAGCAGCCCGCTTCAGGGTTCCTAGAGCGACCGGCGATGCGCCTAAGGGCGAGTCGCTTGCAGACGTCGACATCGTGACCGCATCTAGTTCGAACGTGCTTATCGTCAACGCCCCCGTTGGGGCACGGAGTAACACTTCCGGACGGGCGCTTGTTCTCGGCTCTGATCGGTCACACGCCGCGTGGCGGGCGGTTCGCTGGGGGCGTCGAACAGGCACGATGTTGGAAGTGCGAGGTGGCTTGAACATTGGCGAGATCATCATTATCACCTCGGACTCCCCTACCC
Coding sequences:
- a CDS encoding HlyD family efflux transporter periplasmic adaptor subunit, which gives rise to MLGVSLMVAAALLARAVYGAPVKIAPTELHTVKLVGQVRWTVPAAAELTRGQVEIVALPAAGRVDRLWRRVGDSLSVGDSIAAFLNPELTASLFDAEQRLLQARADHEAQSNAARIEQLKLDDDVATARTQLRRTQQQLQLIDLLIPRQLASATEREQSLYEVLMATEHLDRAGQRRELTISAAAALARSRSDQRIALARAVDLWRTRIDQLTIRAAGRGVVSDLFVEPGQWITQGSPVLRIRTGEDLFGEVKLSDIDAADVRAGNAVIVRFRTDSAVGSVIGVDPVAKSGVVAARFRVPRATGDAPKGESLADVDIVTASSSNVLIVNAPVGARSNTSGRALVLGSDRSHAAWRAVRWGRRTGTMLEVRGGLNIGEIIIITSDSPTLQAPSLRVRIGA